A stretch of Caldilineales bacterium DNA encodes these proteins:
- a CDS encoding hemerythrin domain-containing protein, with the protein MKITDALLGEHALLYAQFDYLQQATPAAETLAVVHSLAAGLTATLASHAHLEDELLFSTLDPYLGPMGPLAVMRMEHDQIEGLLGQVPAAQELDQAQRLLQQAVQVARSHFAKEEQVLFPMALQVLEQSKLAALAAQWAERRGVHLLR; encoded by the coding sequence GTGAAGATCACCGATGCCCTGTTGGGCGAGCACGCCCTCTTGTATGCTCAGTTCGATTACTTGCAGCAGGCGACGCCCGCCGCCGAGACGCTGGCCGTCGTCCATAGCCTGGCCGCCGGCCTGACCGCCACCCTGGCCAGTCACGCCCACCTGGAAGATGAGCTGCTCTTTTCGACCCTGGACCCATACCTGGGGCCCATGGGGCCGCTGGCCGTCATGCGCATGGAACACGACCAGATCGAAGGGCTTCTCGGCCAGGTTCCCGCGGCCCAGGAACTGGATCAGGCGCAACGCCTGTTGCAGCAGGCCGTGCAGGTCGCCCGCAGCCACTTCGCCAAAGAGGAGCAGGTGCTCTTCCCGATGGCGCTGCAGGTGCTGGAGCAGAGCAAGCTGGCCGCGCTGGCAGCCCAATGGGCTGAACGGCGCGGCGTTCATCTGTTGAGGTGA
- a CDS encoding DUF1858 domain-containing protein: protein MTNPSLTELTVADLLARWPQAIPVFLRRQMACVGCTMSPFETLADVTAVYGIHLPVFVGELQQTLQPPEDNL from the coding sequence ATGACGAACCCTTCTCTGACTGAATTGACCGTGGCCGACTTGCTGGCGCGCTGGCCTCAGGCCATCCCCGTGTTCTTGCGCCGCCAGATGGCGTGCGTGGGCTGCACTATGTCGCCCTTCGAGACTCTGGCCGACGTTACCGCCGTTTATGGCATCCATCTGCCCGTTTTTGTGGGCGAGTTGCAGCAAACGCTCCAACCCCCCGAGGACAACCTGTGA